Below is a genomic region from Schistocerca americana isolate TAMUIC-IGC-003095 chromosome 1, iqSchAmer2.1, whole genome shotgun sequence.
GCCAGGAGACAAGCTCACCGTCTGTCTGAAGTTGAGGACCTGCAAGGCAAGCCGATAGTCAGTGGCGGTCTAACCGCCGACGTCGAAACCGTACCACAATCAGTGGTTAGCGACGGGAACGACAAACCCTCTACCCCGAGTATTGACGATGATAACGACTTCCTGAGAGAGGATGGATGGAAACCAAAGTCATCACAAAAGGCGGCAGTCCTTGGGGAACATAGTGTCAATGCCAAGAACGTAACAGCAGAGCTGACGAGTGGCACAAACAATAAATCAACTACTCGCAACAGTGCCAACAGTGATGACGACAACGACTTCCTCAGAAGTGACACATGGGAAACTAAAGCCCCACACAAGGCGGATGACCTTGGAGAACCTAATGCCGTAACAACACAGGACGTGAGTGATAGAGACAGCAAAACTCCCCCTCACAACAGCGATAATAGCGATGACAACAACGATTTCCTAAGAGATGACTCATGGGAGCCGAAGCCGGCGCCAGAAGTGAAGGCTCGGGACGACAAGTCCTCCGCTCCTGCCGTTGGCAACAACGAAGGTGACGATTTTCTCAGAGATGACACACCAGAGGCGGTGGCACACAAGGTATCAGCAACAGGCGAAACTAGCAGAGACAACAAAGCGTCTGCTCCACCCTTTGGTAACAATGTTGACGACAATGACTTCCTCAAAgatgactcactggagacggtgaTCCGTAAGCCAGTTGCCGCTGAAGTCAACACTGGTAGCGCACCAGCACCAAACGTGAATGGCGCGAATGAGAAGTCTTCTGGTGACAGCGGTCGTAAGAGCGATGATGACAACGACTTCCTCAGAGAAGACGACTTGCAGTCGAAACCTCACCCTGCTGGTCAAGCTAGCCTCGATGCCGACGTCGAGAGAGTACCATCATCGGGAGCCCGTGGCAGCGACGACAGCTCCTCCGCTCACAGGGACGGTAACGACGTTGACGACAATGACTTCCTCAGAGACGACGCAGTGGAGGTGGAGCCACAGCAGTATGAACCAGCTGTCCGTGGAGGCCGCAATGCTGACGCGGATACTGCTTATGATGACGAGGATGAATCACCAAATGATAGTCCTCAGGTAAGAGCATTTGCATCTACACAAATACCACGATCACATCATTCATCTCCACTAACAGCCTGGAACAAACTTTTAGATTCAAAATGAAACTGACCCTGAGGACATCATTGAAATGAGCACGGAATCAACAACAACGCTCGTCGTCATCACATCATCACCTTCTTAACAATAAGCACTTTCGAAGTGTTGTGATAATCTGATTTCATTTACTATTCATCTTTCTACTGGTCTTTGGACTACCCACTCTTCAGAAGCTCTGAGGCTGAGACTTCTATAGCAATCTTCTTCGGCTGGCATCACTCACATCGTCTACATGAGACCCCCACTTCTAGTAATGTTCCGAGGCCGCACAATGACATCGATTGTCGTACACGTTTGTTTGGTATTCTTGAACCTAAAGTCCGTTACACGAAGGCTATtctaacaccccacccatcacttatctggttttggtgtgtgttcaccgaGGTAAttaactaacagatcaacagagagtgcaaaactgccgcaatgtcggataacgcaaagaaagtaataaggccctgtgactcctgattgaactgcggtggcagtgttgacagtgattcagaattgatcccttttaat
It encodes:
- the LOC124551772 gene encoding dentin sialophosphoprotein-like, whose translation is MTSPPLLLLLLPLPWVALAVDLGAFHEAVPALVQNPELERARVTPPGPRAAPETVTAEVESLLEPPPDVGPAADAGADLEAGRVRPGGHKQEMMHGLRDRYAASHVGRHHDMNNEVNARRQAHRLSEVEDLQGKPIVSGGLTADVETVPQSVVSDGNDKPSTPSIDDDNDFLREDGWKPKSSQKAAVLGEHSVNAKNVTAELTSGTNNKSTTRNSANSDDDNDFLRSDTWETKAPHKADDLGEPNAVTTQDVSDRDSKTPPHNSDNSDDNNDFLRDDSWEPKPAPEVKARDDKSSAPAVGNNEGDDFLRDDTPEAVAHKVSATGETSRDNKASAPPFGNNVDDNDFLKDDSLETVIRKPVAAEVNTGSAPAPNVNGANEKSSGDSGRKSDDDNDFLREDDLQSKPHPAGQASLDADVERVPSSGARGSDDSSSAHRDGNDVDDNDFLRDDAVEVEPQQYEPAVRGGRNADADTAYDDEDESPNDSPQGSRAPEDHVRSNREEDTDDRDGEHGEGAGDRHDEDKDGGEEGGSDGAGDGRKGGEDDLAWAGRRPLDGTDWPKWAGGDGPHGSMPPRYSGGGGFGDSLGDGEKLPDEERYQRQAPSSTHQGGPWVQQWLARSAGAGAGGERKAAEAVGAARAAAAEAARRAAHRSSFRRGWRGSGSRDTAHDESWGRRREYSYGDGGAVGGGGSSADLVTGGGVLLWQPWGLWQPGMLYL